The Gammaproteobacteria bacterium genome has a window encoding:
- the cbiQ gene encoding cobalt ECF transporter T component CbiQ, which translates to MPLDIDRHAGIESLIQRWDVRCKIAALLLLILCIALIKTLPMALIALAITIVLLWASQLPVHFVSHGLTSAGIFLLPFFLIMPFTYPGDADHAHFWGVTFSFAGLRLATLIFVKAISMIMLSFVIFGTSRFDVSMIALQRLKCPKILTQMLLFTYRYIHTFMEELQRMHTSMSVRGFVPKTDWNTMTTYGNFVGTLLIRSFERTERVYKAMLSKGYEGEFYSLVEFKTNAADWLKLIVILVIAVALLIGDNVLGFPTAAVAWH; encoded by the coding sequence ATGCCATTGGATATTGATCGTCATGCGGGCATTGAGTCGCTGATTCAGCGCTGGGATGTGCGCTGCAAAATTGCCGCGCTGTTGCTGCTGATCCTGTGCATCGCGTTGATCAAAACCCTGCCCATGGCGCTGATCGCCCTGGCCATCACCATCGTACTGTTGTGGGCCAGCCAGTTGCCGGTGCACTTTGTATCGCACGGTCTGACCAGCGCCGGCATTTTCTTGCTGCCATTTTTCCTGATCATGCCGTTCACCTATCCTGGTGATGCCGATCATGCGCACTTCTGGGGGGTGACCTTCAGTTTTGCCGGACTACGCTTGGCCACGCTGATTTTCGTCAAGGCGATTTCGATGATCATGCTTAGCTTCGTGATTTTCGGCACCTCGCGGTTTGATGTGTCGATGATTGCGCTGCAACGGTTGAAGTGTCCGAAAATTCTCACCCAGATGCTGCTGTTCACCTATCGCTACATTCACACCTTCATGGAAGAACTGCAGCGCATGCACACCTCCATGTCGGTGCGCGGCTTTGTGCCCAAAACCGACTGGAACACCATGACCACCTATGGCAATTTTGTCGGCACCTTGCTGATTCGCAGTTTTGAACGCACCGAACGTGTCTACAAAGCCATGCTGTCCAAAGGCTACGAGGGTGAGTTTTACAGCCTGGTGGAATTTAAAACCAACGCCGCTGACTGGCTCAAACTGATCGTGATCTTGGTCATCGCCGTCGCGCTACTTATTGGAGACAACGTGCTGGGCTTTCCCACTGCCGCTGTCGCCTGGCACTAA
- a CDS encoding DUF4198 domain-containing protein: MYSAFAKNTALTLALSMAASSAANAHFQMLIPSDDMVKQGESRQLMMDALFWHPYEGKGMPMEKPVQFGVMVNGQKTDLRAQLKANQTTDLEGKKFPSFKLEFPLKRPGDHTFYIEPAPYWEAAEESFIIHYTKVIVNSFGLEEGWDQPVGLKTEIVPLTRPYGLYTNNVFQGKVLVNGKPVANSTVEIEYYNKDGKLKPIADPMITQVIKTDSNGVFTYAMPKQGWWGFAALNEDSKKMKHDGKDYPVEIGAVLWVKTHDMK, from the coding sequence ATGTACAGCGCTTTTGCCAAAAACACCGCTCTGACACTTGCCCTGTCCATGGCAGCCAGCAGCGCGGCCAACGCCCATTTTCAGATGCTGATTCCCAGCGATGACATGGTCAAACAAGGTGAATCCCGTCAGCTCATGATGGACGCCCTGTTTTGGCACCCCTACGAGGGCAAGGGCATGCCCATGGAAAAACCCGTCCAGTTTGGCGTGATGGTCAATGGTCAAAAAACCGATCTGCGTGCCCAGCTCAAAGCCAACCAGACAACCGATCTGGAAGGCAAAAAGTTTCCTTCGTTCAAACTGGAATTTCCGCTCAAACGTCCTGGCGATCACACGTTCTACATTGAACCAGCTCCCTACTGGGAAGCCGCTGAAGAAAGCTTCATCATTCACTACACCAAAGTGATCGTGAATTCATTCGGCCTGGAAGAAGGCTGGGATCAGCCGGTGGGATTAAAAACCGAAATCGTACCGCTCACCCGTCCCTATGGTCTGTACACCAACAACGTGTTCCAGGGCAAAGTGCTGGTCAACGGTAAACCGGTCGCCAACAGCACGGTAGAAATCGAATACTACAACAAGGACGGCAAGCTCAAACCCATCGCCGATCCCATGATCACCCAGGTGATTAAAACCGACTCCAATGGTGTATTCACTTACGCCATGCCCAAACAAGGCTGGTGGGGATTTGCTGCACTGAACGAAGACAGTAAAAAAATGAAGCACGATGGCAAGGATTACCCGGTGGAAATCGGTGCAGTGCTGTGGGTAAAAACTCACGACATGAAATAA
- the nikR gene encoding nickel-responsive transcriptional regulator NikR codes for MSELVRFGVSIDADLLEFFDNLIDQKGYKNRSEAIRDLIREQKVREEWDHDKLTVGTITLVYDHHVRELAANLTHLQHSFTGQIISVMHVHLDHNNCLEVLVVKGKSRELQSLADQLVSIRGVKHGKLTATTTGEEMTAGAHTHDHPSHSH; via the coding sequence ATGTCGGAGCTGGTTCGATTTGGCGTTTCTATCGATGCGGATTTGCTGGAGTTTTTCGATAACCTGATAGATCAGAAGGGCTACAAGAATCGCTCTGAAGCGATTCGTGACCTGATCCGCGAGCAAAAGGTGCGGGAAGAATGGGATCACGACAAGCTGACCGTGGGCACGATTACCCTGGTCTATGACCACCACGTGCGTGAATTGGCGGCCAATCTGACTCATTTGCAGCATTCCTTTACCGGACAAATCATTTCAGTGATGCATGTGCATCTGGACCACAACAACTGTCTGGAGGTGTTGGTGGTCAAGGGTAAAAGTCGGGAGTTGCAATCGCTGGCGGATCAGCTGGTCAGTATTCGCGGGGTCAAGCACGGCAAGCTAACGGCGACCACCACTGGCGAAGAGATGACCGCAGGCGCGCACACCCACGATCACCCGTCGCATTCGCATTAA
- a CDS encoding diheme cytochrome c produces the protein MKKLLLLFVLGLMLGSTAHAENGAQWLLSIDRYKGVAPVTNEVYEEECGSCHFAYPPGLLPLRSWQKLIDKQALKDHFGDNAELDDEVIAELRAYVDGNAADQVWYKTSRKFNQSLKSGETPSRITKTEFFQWRHEEVPKKYFDQAKVKSPSFCDKCHQEAKFGVFEEDTVMIPEYGYWTW, from the coding sequence ATGAAAAAACTGTTGCTGCTGTTTGTGCTGGGGTTGATGTTGGGCAGTACCGCCCATGCTGAAAATGGTGCTCAATGGCTGTTGAGTATTGATCGCTACAAGGGCGTGGCGCCGGTGACCAATGAGGTATACGAGGAAGAATGCGGCTCCTGTCATTTTGCCTATCCGCCGGGGTTGCTGCCGCTGCGCTCCTGGCAAAAACTGATAGATAAACAAGCCCTTAAGGATCATTTTGGCGACAATGCCGAGCTGGACGACGAGGTGATCGCCGAGCTGCGCGCCTATGTGGATGGCAATGCCGCCGATCAGGTTTGGTATAAAACCTCGCGCAAGTTCAATCAGTCCTTGAAATCCGGCGAAACGCCCTCACGTATTACCAAGACCGAGTTTTTCCAGTGGCGTCATGAGGAAGTGCCGAAGAAGTATTTTGACCAGGCCAAAGTGAAGTCGCCCAGTTTCTGCGATAAATGTCATCAGGAGGCAAAGTTTGGTGTTTTCGAAGAAGACACCGTCATGATTCCTGAATATGGCTACTGGACCTGGTAA
- a CDS encoding YfhL family 4Fe-4S dicluster ferredoxin: MALIITDECINCDVCEPECPNGAISQGDEIYVINPNLCTECVGHYDTPQCVDVCPVDCIPKDPDHVESRDELQAKYEKLQAMA, from the coding sequence ATGGCTTTGATTATTACTGACGAGTGCATTAACTGCGACGTATGCGAACCCGAGTGCCCTAATGGTGCCATTTCTCAGGGGGATGAGATCTATGTGATCAACCCCAACCTGTGTACGGAATGTGTAGGCCATTACGATACGCCACAGTGCGTGGATGTTTGTCCGGTCGATTGTATTCCCAAGGACCCTGACCACGTGGAATCGCGCGACGAACTGCAGGCCAAATACGAAAAACTGCAGGCCATGGCCTGA
- a CDS encoding lytic transglycosylase domain-containing protein gives MVMVTKTLLAASLLWLGFSTTAQADIYVYQDANGIMHMTNKQPKPGVKVRRIIRETSATPNNWRVPRTNQVRHQVYSLVDEASEQFNVDKALVRAIIQAESDYNVNALSPKGASGLMQLMPSTAAQYGVQDIFDPKQNIWAGVQYMRYLLDKFGQDVSLAVAAYNAGENAVIRYGRIPPYAETQNYVRKVLKFHQGYSQI, from the coding sequence ATGGTTATGGTAACGAAGACACTGTTGGCAGCATCACTTCTCTGGCTGGGGTTCAGCACAACCGCCCAGGCGGATATTTATGTGTACCAGGATGCCAACGGCATTATGCACATGACCAACAAGCAACCCAAACCCGGCGTCAAAGTTCGCCGCATTATCCGCGAGACCAGCGCCACCCCAAACAACTGGCGCGTGCCGCGCACCAACCAGGTACGTCATCAGGTCTACTCGCTGGTGGACGAAGCCTCTGAGCAATTCAACGTCGACAAAGCCCTGGTACGCGCCATCATCCAGGCCGAGTCCGATTACAACGTCAACGCGCTCTCGCCCAAGGGTGCCAGCGGTCTGATGCAGTTGATGCCCAGCACGGCCGCCCAATATGGCGTACAGGACATTTTCGACCCGAAACAGAACATCTGGGCCGGCGTGCAATACATGCGCTACCTGCTGGATAAATTCGGCCAGGACGTCAGCCTGGCGGTGGCAGCCTACAACGCTGGCGAAAACGCCGTCATTCGCTATGGCCGCATCCCGCCCTACGCAGAAACCCAGAACTATGTGCGCAAGGTACTAAAGTTCCACCAAGGATACAGTCAGATTTAG
- the coaD gene encoding pantetheine-phosphate adenylyltransferase, whose translation MGVSAVYPGTFDPITNGHIDLVHRASRLFDKVYVAVAASPGKKPMFTLDERVAMARLVLGNLNNVEVVGFNSLLVEFVRSLSAQVIIRGLRAVSDFEFEFQLAGMNRKLDSSIETVFLTPAEKYSYISSSLVREVASLGGDVRDFVHERVMAELQLRMK comes from the coding sequence ATGGGAGTCAGTGCGGTCTATCCGGGGACCTTTGATCCGATTACCAACGGTCACATTGATCTGGTGCATCGGGCCTCGCGCCTGTTTGATAAAGTCTACGTGGCAGTGGCAGCCAGCCCCGGCAAAAAACCGATGTTTACTCTGGACGAACGCGTGGCCATGGCTCGTCTGGTACTAGGCAATCTGAACAACGTGGAAGTGGTGGGCTTCAATTCGCTGCTGGTGGAATTTGTCCGCTCGCTGTCGGCGCAAGTGATTATCCGCGGTTTGCGGGCGGTGTCTGACTTCGAGTTTGAATTTCAACTGGCGGGTATGAATCGGAAGCTGGATAGCAGCATCGAAACCGTATTTCTGACTCCGGCGGAGAAGTATTCCTATATTTCGTCCAGTCTGGTACGCGAAGTCGCCAGTTTGGGTGGGGATGTGCGCGATTTTGTCCATGAAAGGGTCATGGCTGAATTGCAGCTCAGAATGAAGTAA
- the ggt gene encoding gamma-glutamyltransferase, with translation MRWLRFCCLLICTAGLPVYAASTPGKNAIASAHPLATQAGMDILAAGGNAFDAAVAVTAALAVVEPYSSGVGGGGFWLLHRASDGFQTMVDGRETAPAAAQRDMYLDKDGNVIADASMNGPLAAGIPGVPAAMVHLAQNYGKLPLAKTLAPAIQLAQQGFEVDAHYVRMAGFRLKAIQASPEAARLFLKDNAVPAEGYIIKQPELAATLQTLADKGFDGFYKGEVAQKLVDGVRANGGIWQLKDLADYRVKERAPLRIQYRDMTITTAPPPSSGGVALATMLNILEGYELGSADGVTRKHLLVEAMRRAYRDRAIYLGDPDFVQVPVARLTDKNYAAGLRASIRADKATASSSLPGIDSAPGGFHTTHFSILDQAGNRVSATVTVNYPFGSGFVPPGTGVLLNDEMDDFSAKPGTPNAYGLVGAEANAIEPGKRPLSSMSPTFIDTADSVAVLGTPGGSRIITMVLLGILDFADGHDPQSWVSQGRYHHQYLPDEISYEEGALTEAEITSLRSLGHEVKQNPWRYGNMHGILWRKATGSVEAASDPRGVGQARVK, from the coding sequence ATGCGTTGGTTGCGATTCTGTTGTCTGTTGATCTGTACTGCCGGGCTGCCGGTTTATGCCGCCAGTACGCCGGGCAAAAATGCCATTGCGTCGGCGCACCCACTGGCGACCCAGGCAGGGATGGATATTCTCGCCGCTGGCGGTAACGCCTTTGATGCGGCGGTGGCGGTGACGGCCGCGCTGGCAGTGGTTGAACCCTACAGCAGCGGTGTTGGCGGTGGTGGTTTCTGGTTGCTGCATCGGGCCAGCGACGGATTTCAGACCATGGTCGATGGTCGCGAAACTGCACCTGCGGCGGCGCAGCGCGATATGTACCTGGACAAGGATGGCAACGTGATAGCTGATGCCTCAATGAATGGTCCGCTGGCGGCAGGAATTCCGGGCGTGCCTGCGGCCATGGTGCATTTGGCGCAAAACTACGGCAAGTTGCCGCTGGCCAAAACGCTGGCCCCAGCGATTCAGCTCGCACAGCAAGGTTTTGAAGTGGATGCTCACTATGTGCGTATGGCGGGTTTTCGCTTGAAGGCTATCCAGGCATCGCCCGAAGCTGCGCGCCTGTTTCTGAAAGACAACGCGGTGCCAGCAGAAGGTTACATCATCAAGCAGCCTGAACTGGCGGCGACTCTGCAGACGCTGGCGGACAAGGGGTTTGATGGGTTTTATAAGGGCGAGGTGGCGCAAAAACTGGTTGACGGTGTGCGCGCCAACGGCGGCATCTGGCAACTGAAGGATCTGGCGGATTACCGGGTGAAAGAGCGTGCGCCGCTGCGAATCCAGTACCGCGACATGACGATTACCACCGCTCCACCGCCGTCGTCTGGTGGGGTGGCGCTGGCGACCATGCTCAATATTCTGGAAGGCTATGAGTTGGGCTCGGCTGATGGCGTGACGCGCAAGCATTTGCTGGTCGAGGCCATGCGCCGTGCCTACCGTGATCGGGCCATTTACCTGGGTGACCCGGATTTTGTCCAGGTGCCCGTCGCCCGGTTGACCGACAAAAACTATGCGGCGGGATTGCGCGCCAGCATTCGCGCTGACAAGGCGACCGCCAGCAGCAGTCTGCCCGGTATCGATTCCGCGCCAGGCGGGTTCCACACCACCCACTTTTCCATTCTCGACCAGGCGGGCAACCGGGTGTCGGCCACGGTGACGGTGAACTATCCGTTTGGCTCCGGCTTTGTGCCGCCCGGCACCGGAGTGTTGCTCAACGACGAGATGGATGATTTTTCCGCCAAGCCCGGTACGCCCAACGCCTACGGACTGGTGGGTGCCGAGGCCAATGCCATTGAACCGGGTAAGCGGCCACTTTCGAGCATGAGCCCAACTTTTATCGATACGGCGGATAGTGTTGCGGTGCTGGGTACTCCCGGTGGCAGTCGCATCATCACCATGGTGCTGCTGGGCATTCTTGATTTTGCCGACGGTCACGACCCGCAATCCTGGGTCAGTCAGGGACGGTACCATCACCAGTATCTGCCGGATGAAATCAGCTACGAAGAAGGTGCGCTGACCGAGGCCGAAATCACCAGCCTGCGTTCGTTGGGGCACGAGGTAAAACAGAACCCGTGGCGCTACGGCAATATGCACGGCATTTTGTGGCGCAAGGCAACGGGGAGTGTGGAGGCTGCGTCTGACCCACGCGGCGTGGGGCAGGCAAGGGTCAAATAA
- the cbiM gene encoding cobalt transporter CbiM → MHISDGILNGPVLGGSFAAAAVVAAATLRKMDLEEIPKISVITAVFFVASLIKVPIGPTSIHLVLVGLVGVVLGKRAFAAIMLGIILQALLFGHGGVSVIGANVLMLGGGGLVGYMIWQLRHRFTLKKPEVVFGALAGAGGVIFSGTVLAALLVTAGEAFVANAYYVLAAHVPIIVIEAIIVGITAGFLARVKPEILSGHRVGKH, encoded by the coding sequence ATGCACATATCCGATGGCATTCTAAATGGCCCGGTTTTGGGCGGCAGTTTTGCCGCCGCCGCAGTCGTTGCCGCCGCAACATTGCGCAAAATGGATCTGGAAGAAATTCCCAAGATTTCGGTCATCACTGCGGTATTTTTTGTCGCCTCACTGATCAAGGTTCCCATCGGCCCCACCAGCATCCATCTGGTGCTGGTGGGGCTGGTCGGCGTGGTGCTGGGCAAACGGGCGTTTGCCGCGATTATGCTCGGTATCATTTTGCAGGCATTGCTGTTCGGTCACGGCGGCGTCAGTGTTATCGGTGCCAACGTGCTGATGCTGGGCGGCGGCGGGCTGGTCGGCTACATGATCTGGCAATTACGCCATCGCTTCACGCTGAAAAAGCCCGAGGTGGTGTTCGGCGCGCTCGCCGGTGCCGGCGGGGTGATTTTCTCCGGTACGGTGCTCGCGGCACTGCTGGTCACCGCCGGTGAAGCCTTTGTCGCCAACGCCTATTACGTGCTGGCGGCCCATGTGCCCATCATTGTGATTGAAGCGATTATCGTCGGTATTACCGCCGGGTTCCTCGCCCGGGTCAAACCTGAAATTCTGTCCGGACACCGGGTAGGCAAACACTGA
- a CDS encoding proline--tRNA ligase — translation MRASQILIATVKETPADAEVISHKLMLRAGMIRRLASGLYTWLPMGLRVLRKAEAIVRDEMDKAGAQEVLMPSVQPAELWQESGRWVQYGPELLRFKDRHDRDFCYGPTHEEIITDMARKELRSYKQLPVNFYQIQTKFRDEVRPRFGLMRGREFLMKDAYSFHIDQASLQVTYDAMHQAYCNIFTRLGLDFRPVIADTGSIGGSGSHEFHVLADSGEDDIAFSDSSDYAANVEMAEALAPAGQRPDASAAISRVDTPNQHSIEEVSSFLKIDAKQTAKTLMVKGVDNTVVALVLRGDHELNEIKAEKLAQVASPFTLASEAEILKACRCKPGSIGPVGLDNIVVIADRSAAHLANFVCGANVDGQHLTGVNWARDLPEPIVADIRNVVSGDPCPDGKGSLLIKRGIEVGHIFQLGKKYSQAMNATVLDENGKAVVMTMGCYGIGVSRVTAAAIEQNHDDKGIIWPDALAPFQVAICPMNAHKSQRVREASEKIYNDLKAIGIDALLDDRGERPGVMFADMELIGIPHRLTVGERGLDAGTVEYKRRRDGDGADLPLDDLINALKAKMA, via the coding sequence ATGCGTGCCTCCCAGATTTTAATTGCCACTGTCAAAGAGACCCCCGCCGACGCCGAAGTCATCAGCCACAAACTGATGCTGCGCGCCGGCATGATCCGCCGTCTGGCCTCCGGCCTGTACACCTGGCTGCCCATGGGCCTGCGGGTGTTGCGCAAGGCCGAAGCCATTGTGCGCGACGAAATGGACAAGGCCGGTGCCCAGGAAGTGCTGATGCCCTCGGTGCAACCTGCCGAGCTGTGGCAAGAGTCCGGCCGCTGGGTGCAATACGGCCCCGAACTGCTGCGTTTTAAAGACCGCCACGATCGCGATTTCTGTTACGGCCCCACCCACGAAGAAATCATCACCGACATGGCGCGCAAGGAGCTGCGCAGCTACAAACAACTGCCGGTGAATTTCTACCAGATCCAGACCAAATTCCGCGACGAAGTTCGTCCGCGCTTTGGTCTGATGCGTGGCCGCGAATTTTTGATGAAGGACGCTTACTCCTTCCACATCGACCAGGCCAGCCTGCAAGTCACCTACGACGCCATGCACCAGGCGTACTGCAATATTTTCACCCGCCTGGGACTGGACTTCCGTCCCGTCATCGCCGACACCGGCTCCATCGGCGGCAGCGGCTCGCACGAATTCCACGTGCTGGCTGATTCCGGCGAAGACGACATCGCCTTCTCCGACAGCAGCGACTACGCCGCCAACGTCGAAATGGCTGAAGCCCTGGCCCCGGCCGGCCAGCGCCCCGACGCCAGCGCCGCCATAAGCCGCGTTGACACCCCCAACCAGCACAGCATTGAGGAAGTCAGCAGTTTCCTGAAAATCGACGCCAAACAAACCGCCAAAACCCTGATGGTCAAAGGCGTGGACAACACCGTCGTTGCCCTGGTGCTGCGTGGTGACCACGAACTCAACGAAATCAAAGCCGAAAAACTCGCCCAGGTGGCCTCACCCTTCACCCTGGCCAGCGAGGCGGAAATCCTCAAAGCCTGCCGCTGCAAACCTGGCTCCATCGGTCCGGTTGGTCTGGACAACATCGTCGTCATTGCCGATCGTAGCGCCGCGCATCTGGCCAACTTCGTCTGCGGTGCCAATGTCGATGGCCAGCACCTGACCGGCGTCAACTGGGCCCGCGATCTGCCCGAGCCCATCGTCGCCGACATCCGCAACGTCGTCAGCGGCGACCCCTGCCCCGACGGCAAAGGCTCACTGCTGATCAAACGCGGTATCGAAGTCGGCCACATTTTCCAGTTAGGCAAAAAATACAGCCAAGCCATGAACGCCACCGTGCTGGATGAAAACGGCAAAGCCGTCGTCATGACCATGGGCTGTTACGGCATTGGTGTTTCGCGCGTCACTGCCGCAGCCATCGAACAAAATCACGATGACAAAGGTATCATCTGGCCCGATGCCCTGGCCCCATTCCAGGTAGCCATCTGCCCGATGAACGCGCACAAATCGCAACGCGTGCGCGAAGCCTCAGAAAAAATCTACAACGACCTGAAAGCCATCGGCATCGATGCACTGCTGGACGATCGCGGCGAACGCCCCGGCGTGATGTTCGCCGACATGGAACTGATCGGCATTCCACACCGTTTGACGGTAGGTGAGCGTGGCCTGGATGCCGGCACGGTCGAATACAAACGCCGCCGCGATGGCGACGGTGCCGACCTGCCGCTGGACGACCTCATCAATGCGCTCAAAGCCAAAATGGCCTAA
- a CDS encoding LbtU family siderophore porin encodes MRFSSCTSILLATACLLPFTPALADTTINGAIEVESSYATSYDKNTSSNISVAAVELAIDSQLSDDVFTHLLFLHEENKTPLGVDEATITLRNLVGKDTELVVGQFFVALGKLESYMVSDPLTLQLAETNEGAAQVSAPLGPLSGTIYAFQGKSGVIDQQHDNINKFGLRLEYSDDNLETGVHYISSFADTNGMHEAIENFDGDPDNNSLAALQHSVAGAGVYVDYHNNAFSLVAEYIGALKKFNANDLGISNRGAQPAAHQLELSYFFGKHTFAVGHQGTIDAHAVSLPKSRWMAAASTKAKADTTLALELAHDTDYRVSEGGTGKTALGITGQIQVTF; translated from the coding sequence ATGAGATTTTCGTCATGCACTTCAATACTGCTAGCCACTGCCTGCCTTTTGCCCTTCACACCAGCACTGGCTGACACCACCATCAACGGCGCGATCGAAGTTGAAAGCAGCTACGCAACCTCGTACGACAAAAACACCAGCAGCAATATCAGCGTTGCCGCAGTTGAACTGGCCATAGACAGCCAGTTAAGCGACGACGTGTTTACCCACTTGCTGTTTCTGCATGAGGAAAACAAAACGCCTCTTGGCGTTGATGAAGCCACCATCACTCTGCGCAACCTGGTTGGCAAAGACACGGAACTGGTGGTCGGCCAGTTTTTCGTCGCCCTTGGCAAACTGGAAAGCTACATGGTCTCCGATCCCCTCACGCTGCAGCTGGCAGAAACCAACGAAGGCGCAGCCCAGGTCAGCGCACCGCTCGGCCCTCTATCGGGAACGATCTATGCGTTTCAGGGCAAATCCGGCGTCATCGACCAGCAGCATGACAACATCAACAAATTTGGTCTGCGCCTGGAATACAGCGACGACAACCTCGAAACCGGCGTGCACTACATCAGCAGTTTCGCGGACACCAACGGCATGCACGAAGCCATCGAAAATTTTGACGGAGACCCTGATAACAACAGTCTCGCTGCCTTGCAGCACAGCGTAGCAGGTGCGGGGGTTTACGTTGATTACCACAACAATGCATTTAGCCTCGTTGCCGAATACATCGGCGCGCTGAAAAAATTCAACGCCAACGATCTGGGCATCAGCAATCGTGGCGCCCAGCCCGCTGCCCACCAATTGGAACTGAGCTACTTTTTCGGCAAACACACCTTCGCCGTCGGTCACCAGGGAACCATTGATGCCCACGCAGTGTCATTGCCCAAGTCTCGTTGGATGGCTGCGGCCAGCACCAAGGCCAAAGCAGACACCACCCTGGCGTTGGAACTAGCCCATGACACGGATTATCGCGTCAGTGAAGGCGGCACCGGCAAAACAGCCCTGGGCATCACCGGCCAAATTCAGGTAACGTTCTAG